A section of the Sceloporus undulatus isolate JIND9_A2432 ecotype Alabama chromosome 3, SceUnd_v1.1, whole genome shotgun sequence genome encodes:
- the SON gene encoding LOW QUALITY PROTEIN: protein SON (The sequence of the model RefSeq protein was modified relative to this genomic sequence to represent the inferred CDS: deleted 1 base in 1 codon), whose translation MATNIEQIFRSFVVSKFREIQEQQQQQQQFGGGKIGSQYNGEINSPEHTSSSDDNIGSVGNLQNDPLVQKIEQVLSEVLAAESQYKPGGGEDAVRSKSRSVKRGLSEEVQDEIPRKKSKKDKKHKDKKKKKKRKKEKKHKKQSKESKLNDQQKECEDLQRVLHSEPENPCFILSAGDDVNIESASVLQHASVSVQEETAYENENSAMPNSHNTNSDSSRLDTSKEDSTLVSAHELSEVKLASERELESGTFKTTDLTLNLCIEDQSLRTAEAEGSSVSMVRDEVICLEQNEISSALEATKKLNVPENSSHSITVQPEYLETSLESNMLKVKSLDSVTDSLNPEGMKQSTPTLLETPALPHLELSGEAKDSVTTLGFLAMVVGKDFEATSEFLNTAKIKASERSPRHISFTDMKDDNDSERLLTMQDFQKALQPRTEMKAAPESQHVVSKNDFELALVSKLKPQQTDSRTMVEFGEQKCMAATADAEAIVKELRETQVSAVMMELKDSEKYPRQLQIEKVAKNVSQMPELEMKNKTDLTTPLSNVGMETRTLDSVSGFQEIDLSCLKEKSATKKEKWNTVPEPFRMMNLKNVGPLTETEEAVKVNSSLEAVVVEKEVSEIAEDLEPVTEVNIPENISQTLETAPGIGEIVKPQNQEVSQYASKISESGMNLKDLKNASESLATLKNVETTSESQYVKGMSYIHDTLQSDAVSRGKNLQTNLEVEGKKEEKDVDTASESLHMIFTNYSEQNLELFSEPKVMTKLKSSDIVPQSSHMGDANSLESQHIRKVKDLKMVGSEMMVGLNDLQKKIECHHRNVKIVEAALECKAVSDWTALDEKASDTIENMTKDQYSAGADHLRTSPRYEEVNNGSKTTTGNELTAESENLSLTSKFSKDMDISSETAAELEALAVVQKLKERVGFTTRVEEDSPKESLELKSSVSTDLKDYPKSVNIGKCFESISESQKEQNLQSVQDTTSKRKEVNLDSLYDLETEYAKTSSEFHFIGALSNQEGKQKFQERTEMTGLIASSESPYASERDLIQVSECEKKNDVESSESSVCLAEPNSGNVPKAFYMIQMKNSKTTSESRILDGEHVNTDSGSTLTAGVEMGENLPESVTMVVSGTETILDTPNKNELLESQGISALQESESKIRSKTSTPTNFEEYTKTVCLSENKKLEIAPQYEESEEAKKRDSSSLCAPHMVVIKAIPSFVREAEDKELKVAKAAETIVTLAKSKGSKESVDIVKDISTELSDDINAYSTETFKRSESTVVTQISESLLITTGIPVEHDAKLVVTESVSDSIIGSEKEGHDPALTEFMMDVKIAEANSSIQDTSERNTSKTTLQFETTSKPPCMLDSMDLDDNVDFPPKIETKDSRQVINYVRPLEVKDSNFPAATSTQLVTPQLKSSESFSVSKETDSAGILNLNPTPVYKGTTEFKSSSIVSEIEVLEISDSGIHLKPENNSEVKYFETPSETENVLQKTAPISEREMEKFSELISEKVCPHKIKEVETILEPKHAQQIKTLETSLQPVYTVGATDLEGNLMSEVLGVSKTNQQFSDVVEKADVRAAISSVTVEAVKDTEKQLQLDPHFEGKCSESNLKSMHVSDLQDADADEGAASLAGKKCSKPVPEVASVIDMKKAKSDLELALRLTDPETMFKPRSVLESVQRNEPKDLEAANKYESFVEVKELQVIQTSTDKEQMDLGGLSKSVLTLESEDLERNSTSVLLPEGKASEGSLDAIHVQVKDSVVMPEYVSANNKEVSKETCRAEVEHFEPTAAHVIESRNSEMISQAIVQLKNSESALEPLNIIKEKDLGGISQIIVEEQGVKVTAKPVCPVAGESLEVVQEITVGLIDPEPVLESVKMAEKDLEAGKQVIVAAKDSEIITLKSTHVTKEKDLEIIVQDYLKDKDSEAVTEHDGSILKDKKSEKISSKSKDKSKSKKAKKSRSKSPSKSKKHKKKSRSHSTTRQVASRRERSRSKHDSHSRKKHSTSRRKSRSKSTDKKEDKESSKSRRRRSRSKSRSKSVDRIETSAKSRRRRSRSSDHRKSRSKSIDKRESVRRRRRLSRSSDKHKSRSRSAERRETLIRSRRRRSRSSDHQKSRSRSADKRETSVRTRRRRSRSSDRYRSRSKSLDRRESSVRTRRRQSRSSDHHKSRSRSADDKKEISVRRRRRHSRSHDTRKSRSRSTDRRETTVRARRRRSRSSDRHKSRSRSVDKRESSVRTRRRKSRSSDNCRSKSRSVDKRNTSVRTRRRRSRSSDNRRSKSKSVDKRESSVKRRRRRSLSSDRKSRSKSVEKRETSAQVKRKRSRSSDTRKSRSKSVEASARSKRKRSKSADHKSRAKSVEKEEPSLRSRRRKSKSSDCQISKSKSRSKSTERKKDKDSSVASREKHSRHRSKSKSIEKTEGSESLDISVCNHAKSPVQHKSKSRSRSKSIDKMDERDSIRRSKSKGSKSPESRSRRRRTVSRSRRNRSRSLTRRRTSRSKSDHRSRTRSRSRSQSRSRRWRRTRSRSLSRQRSLSRERRRRSRRNRSRSPDRRRRRSDSRDSYRISLRLRSRSRTPVLLRSSRSTGRRRSPSKSPDHRRSRSSSRSPKRLTDLDKAQLLEIAKANAAAMCAKAGVPLPPSLMPVVTPEKKEEKVTQKSAKETILELTEKCKKIAQSQEDDVIVNKPHVSDEEEEEHPFINHPFKLNEPKPIFFNLTTPTIKPPPPKNQVTLTKEFPVSSGSQHRKKEADSAYGEWVPVEKNKDEKKDDVFPNPANLEPVDISSALNERTIAQKRLTENTFDLEAMCLLNRAQERIDAWAELNSIPGHFTGSTGAQVLSSEQLSNSGPQAWVKKDQFLRAAPVTGGMGAQLMRKMGWREGEGLGKNKEGNKEPILVDFKTDRKGLVAVGEKTQKRHGPFSAVKDLSGKHPVSALLEVCNKRRWSPPVFVLVNDNRPEYRKHFLFKVMVNGVEHKPTFVSPNKKHAKAMAATVALQALGLVPKDLFTNATSFRSASHN comes from the exons ATGGCGACCAACATCGAGCAGATATTTCGGTCCTTTGTCGTGAGCAAGTTCCGGGAGATccaggaacagcagcagcagcagcagcagttcgGCGG TGGAAAGATAGGAAGTCAATACAATGGTGAAATAAATTCACCTGAACACACCAGTTCTTCAGATGATAACATTGGATCTGTTGGGAATCTTCAGAATGATCCACTAGTGCAGAAGATAGAACAAGTATTATCGGAAGTGTTGGCTGCAGAGTCACAGTACAAACCAG GTGGTGGAGAGGATGCTGTGAGAAGTAAATCTCGCTCTGTTAAAAGAGGGTTATCTGAAGAAGTGCAAGATGAAATTCCAAGGAAGAAGTctaagaaagataagaaacataaagataagaagaaaaagaagaagagaaagaaggagaaaaaacataaaaaacaatcCAAGGAATCAAAATTAAATGACCAACAAAAAGAATGTGAGGATCTGCAGCGAGTTTTGCACTCAGAACCAGAAAATCCATGCTTTATATTAAGTGCAGGTGATGATGTGAATATAGAGTCTGCATCTGTCTTACAACATGCTTCTGTATCAGTTCAGGAAGAAACTGCATATGAAAATGAAAACTCAGCTATGCCAAATTCACACAATACTAATTCAGATAGCAGCAGACTGGATACATCTAAAGAAGATTCTACTTTGGTCAGTGCTCATGAGCTCTCAGAAGTCAAGCTTGCAAGTGAGAGAGAACTGGAAAGTGGTACTTTTAAAACTACTGACCTCACTCTGAATTTGTGCATAGAAGACCAGTCTTTAAGAACTGCTGAAGCTGAAGGTAGTTCTGTAAGCATGGTCAGAGATGAAGTTATTTGTttggaacaaaatgaaattagtTCTGCATTAGAGGCAACAAAAAAACTAAATGTTCCTGAAAACAGTTCACATTCTATAACAGTACAGCCGGAATATTTGGAAACCAGTCTGGAGTCTAACATGTTAAAAGTTAAAAGTTTAGATTCTGTCACAGACTCATTAAATCCAGAAGGCATGAAACAATCAACACCAACTTTACTTGAAACACCTGCTTTGCCCCACTTGGAGCTAAGTGGAGAAGCCAAAGATTCAGTGACAACTTTGGGATTTTTGGCTATGGTTGTAGGGAAAGACTTCGAAGCAACTTCAGAATTTTTGAATACAGCAAAGATAAAAGCTTCTGAAAGAAGTCCCAGACATATTTCATTTACAGATATGAAAGATGATAATGACTCTGAGAGACTGCTCACAATGCAGGATTTCCAAAAGGCTCTGCAGCCTAGAACAGAGATGAAAGCTGCTCCAGAATCTCAACATGTAGTCTCTAAAAATGATTTTGAGCTGGCTCTTGTAAGTAAACTAAAACCTCAGCAAACAGACTCAAGAACAATGGTAGAATTTGGTGAGCAAAAGTGCATGGCAGCAACTGCTGATGCTGAGGCAATAGTAAAAGAATTAAGAGAAACCCAAGTCTCTGCTGTTATGATGGAGCTGAAAGATTCAGAAAAGTATCCAAGGCAGTTACAAATTGAAAAAGTTGCAAAAAATGTTAGCCAAATGCCAGAATTGGAGATGAAGAATAAGACAGATTTAACAACACCTCTTTCAAATGTAGGAATGGAAACAAGGACTTTAGACAGTGTTTCAGGATTTCAGGAGATTGACTTGAGTTGTCTGAAAGAAAAATCTGCAACAAAGAAGGAAAAGTGGAATACTGTTCCAGAACCTTTTAGAATGATGAATTTGAAGAATGTTGGTCCTCTTACAGAAACTGAAGAAGCTGTGAAGGTGAATAGTTCTTTGGAAGCTGTTGTGGTGGAAAAAGAAGTTTCAGAAATAGCTGAAGATTTAGAACCGGTGACTGAGGTGAACATTCCTGAAAACATCTCACAAACTTTAGAAACAGCTCCAGGAATTGGTGAGATAGTGAAGCCACAAAATCAGGAGGTTTCGCAATATGCAAGCAAAATATCTGAGAGTGGGATGAATCTGAAGGACTTGAAAAATGCTTCAGAATCTTTGGCAACTCTGAAAAATGTAGAAACCACTTCAGAATCTCAGTATGTAAAAGGAATGAGTTATATACATGATACTTTACAATCTGATGCAGTGTCACGAGGCAAAAATTTACAAACTAACCTAGAGgttgaaggaaaaaaagaagagaaagatgtGGACACTGCTTCAGAATCATTGCATATGATATTTACAAACTATTCAGAACAAAATCTAGAACTTTTTTCAGAACCCAAGGTTATGACGAAATTGAAAAGTTCAGACATAGTCCCACAGTCATCGCACATGGGGGATGCAAACAGTTTGGAGTCACAGCATATTAGGAAAGTCAAAGACTTAAAAATGGTAGGATCCGAAATGATGGTTGGGTTGAATGACTTACAGAAAAAAATAGAATGCCATCACAGAAATGTTAAAATTGTAGAAGCAGCATTGGAATGTAAGGCTGTGTCTGATTGGACTGCATTAGACGAAAAGGCTTCTGATACCATTGAGAATATGACGAAGGATCAGTACAGTGCAGGTGCAGACCACCTGCGGACTTCACCAAGATATGAAGAAGTGAATAATGGctccaaaacaacaacaggaaatgaGCTGACTGCTGAGAGTGAAAACCTATCATTGACTTCAAAATTTTCAAAAGACATGGATATAAGTTCAGAAACTGCTGCAGAATTGGAAGCCTTAGCAgttgtacaaaagttaaaagaaaggGTAGGATTTACAACTAGGGTTGAGGAAGATAGCCCTAAAGAATCCTTAGAGTTGAAAAGTTCAGTGTCAACAGATCTAAAAGACTATCCGAAATCTGTGAATATTGGAAAGTGTTTTGAATCTATTTCTGAATCTCAGAAAGAACAAAACCTGCAATCTGTGCAGGACACAACATCAAAAAGGAAGGAGGTGAATTTGGATTCTCTGTATGATTTGGAAACTGAGTATGCAAAAACAAGTTCAGAATTCCACTTTATAGGTGCATTAAGTAACCAGGAAGggaaacagaaatttcaggaaaggACAGAAATGACAGGATTGATAGCATCCTCAGAATCCCCGTATGCATCAGAGAGAGATCTGATTCAAGTTTCCGAATGTGAGAAGAAAAATGATGTAGAAAGTTCAGAATCATCAGTGTGTCTGGCAGAACCCAATTCAGGGAATGTCCCAAAAGCTTTCTACATGATTCAAATGAAAAATTCAAAAACAACATCAGAGTCTAGAATTCTGGATGGAGAACATGTGAACACTGATTCAGGATCTACCCTCACAGCAGGTGTAGAAATGGGAGAGAATCTTCCAGAAAGTGTGACCATGGTAGTGTCAGGAACAGAAACTATTTTAGACACACCAAACAAAAATGAACTCCTTGAATCACAAGGTATATCAGCATTGCAAGAGTCAGAATCAAAGATCAGGAGTAAAACATCAACCCCTACAAATTTTGAAGAATATACAAAAACTGTATGTTTGAGTGAAAATAAGAAGTTGGAAATAGCTCCACAATATGAAGAATCTGAAGAAGCAAAAAAACGAGACTCGTCATCTTTGTGTGCGCCACATATGGTAGTTATTAAAGCAATTCCTTCCTTTGTCCGTGAAGCTGAAGATAAAGAACTAAAAGTTGCTAAAGCAGCTGAAACAATAGTGACTTTAGCAAAATCAAAAGGATCAAAGGAATCTGTGGACATAGTGAAAGATATAAGTACAGAATTATCTGATGACATAAATGCATATAGtacagaaacatttaaaagatcTGAATCAACTGTAGTCACACAAATTTCAGAAAGCTTGTTGATAACTACAGGCATACCAGTTGAACACGATGCAAAACTGGTAGTTACAGAATCAGTTTCAGACTCAATAATAGGTTCAGAGAAAGAGGGTCATGATCCAGCTTTGACTGAGTTTATGATGGATGTCAAAATTGCAGAAGCAAATTCTAGCATTCAGGATACATCAGAAAGGAACACTTCAAAAACAACTTTGCAGTTTGAAACAACTTCCAAGCCTCCATGTATGTTGGACTCCATGGATTTAGATGACAATGTAGACTTTCCaccaaaaatagaaacaaaagatTCAAGACAAGTAATAAACTATGTAAGACCATTGGAAGTAAAGGACAGCAATTTTCCAGCAGCCACTTCAACACAGCTAGTCACACCACAGTTAAAGTCTTCAGAATCTTTCTCTGTGTCAAAAGAAACAGACTCTGCAGGAATTCTAAACCTAAATCCTACTCCAGTATATAAAGGTACAACAGAATTTAAATCTTCTAGCATAGTTTCAGAGATTGAAGTATTAGAAATAAGTGACTCTGGCATACATCTAAAACCAGAAAATAATTCGGaagtaaaatattttgaaacccCTTCAGAAACTGAAAATGTTCTACAAAAGACTGCACCAATTTCtgaaagagagatggagaaatTTTCAGAATTAATATCAGAAAAAGTATGCCCACACAAGATAAAAGAAGTAGAAACTATTTTAGAACCCAAACATGCTCAGCAAATTAAAACTTTAGAAACGTCTTTACAGCCTGTGTATACAGTGGGGGCAACAGATTTGGAAGGAAATCTTATGTCTGAGGTGCTCGGTGTTTCAAAAACTAACCAACAGTTTTCAGATGTTGTGGAAAAAGCAGATGTAAGAGCTGCTATATCATCTGTGACTGTAGAAGCAGTAAAAGATACAGAAAAACAATTGCAATTAGATCCACATTTTGAAGGAAAATGTTCAGAAAGCAATTTGAAGAGCATGCATGTGTCAGATTTACAGGATGCAGATGCAGATGAAGGAGCAGCCTCTTTAGCAGGAAAAAAATGCTCCAAACCTGTTCCAGAAGTAGCATCTGTTATAGATATGAAAAAAGCAAAGTCAGACTTGGAACTGGCCCTACGGTTAACAGATCCAGAAACTATGTTCAAACCTAGAAGTGTTCTAGAGTCTGTGCAAAGAAATGAACCAAAAGACTTGGAAGCAGCTAACAAATATGAATCCTTTGTGGAAGTAAAAGAGCTCCAAGTTATTCAAACATCTACAGACAAAGAACAAATGGATTTAGGAGGATTGTCAAAATCTGTGTTAACTTTGGAGAGTGAGGATTTGGAAAGAAATTCAACCTCTGTGCTTTTGCCAGAAGGAAAAGCCTCTGAAGGATCTTTAGATGCAATACATGTGCAAGTGAAGGATTCTGTAGTAATGCCTGAATATGTGAGTGCAAATAACAAAGAAGTTTCAAAAGAGACATGCAGAGCAGAAGTGgaacattttgaaccaactgcagcacATGTAATAGAATCCAGAAATTCAGAAATGATTTCACAGGCCATTGTACAACTGAAAAATTCAGAATCAGCTTTAGAGCCTTTAAATATAATAAAGGAAAAAGACTTGGGTGGGATTTCACAGATCATTGTGGAGGAGCAAGGTGTAAAAGTAACTGCAAAACCTGTATGCCCAGTAGCTGGAGAGTCCTTAGAAGTAGTCCAGGAAATAACAGTGGGGCTGATAGATCCCGAACCAGTTCTGGAATCTGTGAAGATGGCAGAGAAGGATTTGGAAGCAGGGAAACAAGTAATTGTAGCAGCAAAAGACTCAGAAATAATAACTCTTAAATCCACGCACGTGACAAAGGAAAAGGATTTGGAAATAATTGTACAGGACTATTTGAAGGATAAAGATTCAGAAGCTGTTACAGAACATGATGGaagtattttaaaagataagAAAAGTGAGAAAATAAGTAGCAAAAGTAAAGATAAAAGTAAAagtaagaaagcaaaaaagagtAGATCAAAATCTCCTTCCAAGtca aaaaaacataaaaaaaagtCTAGATCACATTCTACCACTAGGCAGGTAGCATCAAGAAGAGAACGCTCTAGAAGTAAACATGATTCCCATTCCAGAAAAAAACACTCTACCTCACGTCGTAAATCCAGATCAAAATCTACTGACAAAAAAGAGGATAAAGAATCCTCAAAGTCTAGACGCAGACGATCACGATCTAAATCTAGATCCAAATCTGTAGACAGGATTGAAACTTCAGCAAAATCACGGCGGAGACGTTCTAGATCTTCTGATCATCGCAAGTCTAGATCCAAGTCTATAGATAAAAGAGAATCAGTTAGAAGAAGACGAAGATTGTCAAGATCCTCTGATAAACACAAATCTAGATCACGATCTGCAGAAAGACGAGAGACATTGATAAGGTCAAGGCGGAGACGGTCcagatcttctgatcatcagaaatCTAGATCACGATCAGCTGACAAAAGAGAAACTTCAGTGAGGACAAGGAGAAGGCGATCTCGGTCTTCTGATCGTTACAGATCTAGATCCAAGTCTCTGGACCGAAGGGAGTCTTCAGTAAGAACACGTAGAAGACAGTCTAGATCCTCTGATCACCACAAATCAAGATCCAGGTCAGCTGATGATAAAAAAGAAATTTCAGTGAGAAGAAGGCGAAGACATTCTAGGTCTCATGACACTCGTAAATCTAGATCCAGATCAACTGATAGAAGGGAGACTACTGTGAGAGCAAGGCGCAGGAGATCTAGATCCTCTGATCGTCACAAATCTAGATCCAGGTCAGTTGACAAAAGAGAGAGTTCAGTGAGAACAAGACGAAGGAAGTCCAGATCATCTGATAATTGCAGATCTAAGTCCAGATCTGTTGATAAAAGAAACACTTCAGTGAGGACAAGGCGAAGGCGGTCCAGATCCTCTGATAATCGCAGATCTAAGTCTAAATCTGTTGATAAAAGAGAAAGTTCAGTAAAGAGACGGCGAAGACGGTCCTTATCTTCTGATCGTAAATCTAGATCCAAATCTGTTGAGAAAAGAGAGACTTCAGCCCAGGTAAAAAGGAAGCGTTCCAGGTCTTCTGATACTCGCAAATCTAGATCTAAATCTGTTGAAGCATCAGCAAGATCAAAAAGGAAACGATCCAAGTCTGCTGATCATAAATCTAGAGCAAAATCTGTTGAAAAAGAAGAGCCATCACTGAGGTCTAGACGTAGAAAATCTAAGTCATCTGATTGCCAAATCTCTAAATCAAAATCACGATCCAAAtctactgaaagaaaaaaggacaAAGATTCTTCAGTTGCATCAAGAGAGAAACACTCCAGACACAGATCAAAATCCAAATCTATTGAAAAAACAGAGGGATCAGAATCTTTGGATATATCTGTGTGCAATCATGCAAAATCTCCTGTACAACACAAATCTAAATCTAGGTCAAGGTCCAAATCTATAGATAAAATGGACGAGAGAGATAGTATACGAAGATCAAAGAGTAAAGGCTCTAAATCTCCAGAATCTAGATCTCGTAGACGTAGAACAGTATCACGATCGAGAAGGAATCGTTCTCGATCATTAACTCGGAGAAGGACCTCAAGATCAAAATCTGACCATCGATCACGAACAAGATCACGAAGTCGATCGCAATCACGTTCAAGACGTTGGAGAAGGACTAGATCAAGGTCTTTGTCAAGACAACGATCTTTATCAAGGGAAAGGCGTAGGAGATCTCGGAGAAACAGATCAAGATCGCCtgatcggaggaggaggaggtctgatTCAAGAGACAGTTACAGAATATCTCTCAGATTACGGTCCCGAAGTCGAACACCTGTCCTTTTAAGGTCTTCCAGGTCaacaggaagaaggaggagccccAGTAAATCTCCTGATCACCGAAGATCCAGGTCTTCAAGCAGGTCACCTAAACGTCTGACTGACTTGG ACAAGGCACAACTACTTGAAATAGCCAAAGCAAATGCAGCTGCCATGTGTGCCAAGGCTGGTGTTCCCCTGCCTCCAAGCTTGATGCCTGTTGTAACtccagaaaagaaggaggagaaggttaCCCAAAAGTCAGCAAAAGAGACAATATTGGAACTCACTGAG aAATGCAAGAAGATAGCCCAAAGCCAGGAAGATGATGTGATTGTGAATAAACCACATGTATctgatgaagaggaagaggagcatcCTTTTATTAATCATCCCTTTAAACTCAATGAGCCAAAGCCTATTTTTTTCAACTTAACT ACTCCAACCATAAAGCCACCACCTCCGAAAAATCAGGTTACTTTGACCAAGGAGTTTCCTGTTTCTTCTGGATCTCAacacagaaaaaaagaagcagaTAGTGCATATGGTGAATGGGTCCCAGTTGAGAAGAAcaaggatgaaaagaaagatgatGTGTTTCCCAACCCAGCCAATCTGGAG CCTGTGGACATCTCATCAGCTCTGAATGAGCGGACTATAGCCCAGAAAAGACTTACAGAAAACACATTTGATCTAGAGGCGATGTGCTTGTTAAATCGTGCACAGGAACGG ATTGATGCTTGGGCTGAGCTGAATTCTATACCAGGCCATTTCACGGGAAGTACTGGAGCCCAAGTCTTGTCTTCAGAACAGTTGTCCAACAGCGGACCCCAAGCTTGGGTTAAAAAG GATCAATTTCTCAGAGCTGCCCCTGTAACTGGAGGAATGGGAGCCCAACTTATGAGGAaaatgggatggagagaaggagaaggcttgggcaaaaacaaagaaggaaataaGGAGCCTATTTTAGTTGATTTCAAGACTGATCGGAAAG